The following DNA comes from Candidatus Caldatribacterium sp..
CGCCTGGGCAACCTCATCGAGCTTTTCCTTGAGAACCTTGATCTCGTTCTTGTGGCCCACAAGAGGAATCATGATTTCAGGAATGACCTTAACGCCTTCTTTGGTGAGCTCACAAGCTGCTTCCATGATTGCTCGAACCTGCATCTCGACGATCTCTGGGTAGAGAATCCCAAGGCGGCATCCCCGAAGACCCATCATGGGGTTTGCCTCATGGAGGTTGCGGACAATCTTCAAGAGCTTCTCCTTTTCCTCAAGCTCTGGGCCGGTAACGCCCTTTGCCCGGAGAGTCGCAACCTCAACGAGGAGGTCCTCAAGTTTCGGCAAGAACTCATGGAGTGGTGGGTCGATGAGCCGGATGGTTACGGGCTTACCCTCCATGACGCGGAAGATTTCCTTGAAGTCACCTTTCTGCATGGGCTCGATCTTGGCAAGAGCCTCTTTCCGCTCCTCAAGGGTCTGAGCCATGATCATCTTCTGGACCCATGGGAGACGGTCCGGTGCCATGAACATGTGCTCGGTCCGGCAAAGCCCGATACCCTCAGCACCGAACTCCAGTGCCTTCTTGGCATCGGCAGGAGTATCAGCATTTGCCCGGACACCGAGTTTACGGAACTTATCAGCCCAGGAGAGGAGAATCTTGAACTCCTCGGAAAGCTGGGGTGGAATCGTTCGAACCTGCCCAAGGATAACCTCGCCGGTGCTCCCGTCAATGGTGATGTAGTCACCCTCTTTAACCACGACATCCCCAACGGTAAACTCCTTCTTGTCAAGGTCAATCTTGATGGCTTCGCATCCGGCAACGCAAGGCTTACCCATGCCTCGGGCAACAACGGCGGCGTGGCTCGTCATTCCACCGCGGCTTGTGAGAACACCCTGAGCAGCCACGACACCGTGAATGTCATCGGGAGTGGTCTCCGGACGGACAAGGATGACCTTCTCTCCAGCATTGCCGAGCTTTTCCGCCTCATCAGCGTCAAAGACGACCTTCCCCGAGGCAGCACCAGGAGAAGCAGGAAGCCCTTTCGCAAGGACCCGAAGGGGCTGGCTCCGGTCGATCTGGGGATGGAGGAGTTGATTAATCTGGTTCGGCTCAACGCGTTTCACCGCAGTTTTCTCATCAATGAGCCCCTCTTTGACCATGTCCACTGCAATCTTAATCGCTGCCTGGGCTGTCCGCTTTCCAGTCCGGGTCTGGAGGAGGTAGAGCTTTCCTCGCTCAATGGTGAACTCAAAGTCCTGCATGTCCTTGTAGTGCTTTTCGAGAATCTCGTAGACCTTCTTGAGCTCCTCAAAGGCCTGTGGAAGCTCCTTCTCCATCTCTTTGATGGGCTTTGGAGTTCGGATACCTGCAACGACGTCCTCGCCCTGGGCGTTCAGGAGGTACTCACCGTAGTACTCCTTCTCTCCGGTCGAGGGGTTCCGGGTAAAGCCGACACCTGTTCCGGAGTCAAAGCCCATGTTCCCGAAGACCATCATCTGGACGTTGACTGCTGTTCCCCAGTCCTCGGGGATGTTGTGGATCTTCCGGTAGGTGATGGCACGCTTGTTGTTCCAGGAGAGGAACACCGCGTTAATTGCCCGGCGGAGCTGCTCCCAGGGTTCCTGGGGGAAGTCCTCACCGGTGCTCTCCTTGTAGAGCTTCTT
Coding sequences within:
- a CDS encoding pyruvate, phosphate dikinase — encoded protein: MKKYVYFFGEGDASMKLLLGGKGANLAEMTRIGLPVPPGFTITTEACSHFYKNNQTWPEGLEEEVKRSLKTLEEKTGKKFGDPNNPLLVSVRSGAPASMPGMMDTILNLGLNDEVVKGLARLTSNERFAYDCYRRFIQMFGNVVMGVDHSKFEAILDEVKEEVGAKLDTELDAEALKKVVEKYKKLYKESTGEDFPQEPWEQLRRAINAVFLSWNNKRAITYRKIHNIPEDWGTAVNVQMMVFGNMGFDSGTGVGFTRNPSTGEKEYYGEYLLNAQGEDVVAGIRTPKPIKEMEKELPQAFEELKKVYEILEKHYKDMQDFEFTIERGKLYLLQTRTGKRTAQAAIKIAVDMVKEGLIDEKTAVKRVEPNQINQLLHPQIDRSQPLRVLAKGLPASPGAASGKVVFDADEAEKLGNAGEKVILVRPETTPDDIHGVVAAQGVLTSRGGMTSHAAVVARGMGKPCVAGCEAIKIDLDKKEFTVGDVVVKEGDYITIDGSTGEVILGQVRTIPPQLSEEFKILLSWADKFRKLGVRANADTPADAKKALEFGAEGIGLCRTEHMFMAPDRLPWVQKMIMAQTLEERKEALAKIEPMQKGDFKEIFRVMEGKPVTIRLIDPPLHEFLPKLEDLLVEVATLRAKGVTGPELEEKEKLLKIVRNLHEANPMMGLRGCRLGILYPEIVEMQVRAIMEAACELTKEGVKVIPEIMIPLVGHKNEIKVLKEKLDEVAQAVLKEQGVQVNYSFGTMIEVPRAALVADQIAEYAEFFSFGTNDLTQMTFGYSRDDAEGKFLFFYEENGILPEDPFQVLDQEGVGQLMQMAVEKGRKTRPNLKCGICGEHGGEPKSVAFCHRIGLNYVSCSPFRVPIARLAAAHAALEDVEKDAKFNL